A window from Carbonactinospora thermoautotrophica encodes these proteins:
- a CDS encoding 3-hydroxybutyryl-CoA dehydrogenase, whose product MSDIQRVGVVGCGLMGSGIAEVCARAGLDVVVVELDASALAAGRERIARSLAQAVRRGKLAAKDAEAAQERIRFTDDVTRLADRDMVIEAVVEDEAVKTEVFRTLDKVVEREDAILASNTSSIPIMKLGAVTGRPEQVLGLHFFNPVPVLGLVELVPSLLTGAAAVERAESFVREVLGKHVIRSKDRAGFVVNALLVPYLLSAVRMLESGFASLRDIDEGMVRGCAHPMGPLQLADLIGLDTLKAIAESLYEEFKEPLYSPPPLLLRMVDAGLLGRKNGRGFYTYATS is encoded by the coding sequence ATGAGTGACATTCAGCGTGTCGGCGTCGTGGGTTGCGGATTGATGGGGTCAGGCATCGCTGAGGTTTGCGCGCGTGCCGGACTCGACGTCGTCGTGGTCGAGTTGGACGCGTCAGCCCTGGCCGCCGGTCGAGAACGGATCGCTCGATCTTTGGCTCAGGCCGTCCGCAGGGGGAAGCTCGCGGCGAAGGACGCCGAGGCGGCGCAAGAGCGGATCCGATTCACCGATGACGTCACGCGGCTGGCGGACCGCGACATGGTGATCGAGGCCGTCGTCGAAGACGAGGCCGTGAAGACCGAGGTGTTCAGGACCTTGGACAAGGTGGTAGAGCGCGAGGACGCCATCCTCGCGTCGAACACCTCCTCGATTCCGATCATGAAGCTGGGAGCGGTCACGGGCCGTCCCGAGCAGGTGCTGGGGTTGCACTTCTTCAACCCCGTGCCCGTGCTCGGCCTGGTCGAGCTGGTCCCCTCGCTGCTGACCGGCGCGGCCGCGGTCGAACGCGCGGAATCCTTCGTGCGTGAGGTGCTCGGCAAGCATGTCATTCGTTCCAAAGACAGGGCAGGTTTCGTAGTCAACGCGCTCCTCGTCCCGTACCTGCTGTCCGCGGTGCGGATGCTCGAGTCCGGCTTCGCCTCCTTGCGGGACATCGACGAAGGCATGGTGCGCGGATGCGCGCACCCGATGGGCCCGCTGCAGCTCGCCGACCTCATCGGGCTCGACACGCTGAAGGCGATCGCCGAGTCGCTGTACGAGGAGTTCAAAGAACCGCTCTACTCGCCGCCGCCGCTGCTCCTGCGCATGGTGGACGCCGGCCTGCTCGGCCGGAAGAACGGCCGCGGCTTCTATACCTACGCGACCTCCTGA
- a CDS encoding NF041680 family putative transposase encodes MTAIVDYPGGLRLPAPPRRDARAALVAFRRGWYGCLRRRRDALFELGDALLGSAGPVTSLPHLSLEPLFRRGHGSLYAALAEGDVDTDAVRDLLAAHRPAGWPPVFAVDASTWVRCDAETSPGRGFYYHPSRHSAGQPIVAGWSYQWVAQLSWRPDSWTAPVDVCRIHPHEDAVDVTVRQVTAVAERLAAGGVAQRPLFVFDAGYDPIALSEGLAGQDVQILVRIRADRVFYADPPPRLPGVGGRPRRHGARFACADPATWPPPTAQLTCRDTQYGTVTVRAWSGLHPKLAGRGRHTGAVPPIVPGTIVRVQVQRLPTACGRNKALWLWWAGSGSADLDVLWRAYVRRFDIEHTLRFVKNTLGWVIPAVRTPEQADRWTWIIVAAYTQLRLARTAVADQRLPWERPLPPTKLTPTRVRRGFLRLHPAIGTPASPPKPSGRGPGRPKGSRTRPAQRHPAIKKTHTAASGTG; translated from the coding sequence GTGACTGCCATTGTGGACTATCCGGGCGGGTTGAGGCTGCCCGCCCCGCCCCGGCGGGACGCCCGGGCCGCGCTGGTGGCGTTCCGCCGGGGCTGGTACGGATGTCTGCGCCGGCGCCGGGACGCGTTGTTCGAGCTCGGTGATGCGTTGCTGGGTTCGGCGGGGCCGGTGACCTCGTTGCCGCACCTGTCGTTGGAGCCGCTGTTTCGGCGTGGGCACGGCAGCCTGTATGCGGCTCTCGCCGAGGGTGATGTCGACACCGATGCGGTGCGGGACCTGCTGGCGGCGCACCGTCCGGCCGGCTGGCCGCCGGTGTTCGCGGTGGACGCCAGCACGTGGGTGCGCTGCGACGCGGAGACCAGCCCGGGCCGCGGGTTCTACTATCACCCCTCGCGGCATTCGGCGGGGCAGCCGATCGTGGCGGGCTGGTCGTATCAGTGGGTCGCCCAGTTGTCGTGGCGGCCCGACTCGTGGACCGCTCCGGTCGACGTGTGCCGCATCCATCCGCACGAGGACGCCGTCGACGTGACGGTCAGGCAGGTCACCGCGGTGGCCGAGCGACTGGCCGCCGGCGGCGTGGCGCAGCGGCCGTTGTTTGTGTTCGATGCCGGCTATGACCCGATCGCATTGAGCGAAGGCCTGGCCGGGCAGGACGTGCAGATTTTGGTGCGGATCCGCGCTGACCGGGTCTTCTACGCCGACCCGCCACCGCGCCTCCCGGGCGTGGGTGGGCGTCCGCGGCGGCACGGCGCACGGTTCGCCTGCGCTGACCCGGCCACCTGGCCGCCGCCGACCGCCCAGTTGACCTGCCGCGACACCCAATACGGCACGGTCACCGTGCGCGCCTGGTCCGGGCTGCACCCCAAACTCGCCGGCCGGGGCCGGCACACCGGCGCCGTCCCACCGATCGTGCCCGGCACGATCGTGCGGGTCCAGGTGCAACGCCTGCCCACGGCGTGCGGGCGGAACAAGGCCCTGTGGCTGTGGTGGGCCGGGTCTGGCAGTGCGGACCTGGACGTGTTGTGGCGGGCGTACGTGCGCCGCTTCGACATCGAGCACACCCTGCGCTTTGTCAAGAACACCCTGGGCTGGGTCATCCCGGCGGTGCGTACCCCCGAGCAGGCCGACCGGTGGACCTGGATCATCGTGGCCGCCTACACCCAGCTACGGTTGGCCCGCACCGCCGTCGCGGACCAACGACTGCCCTGGGAACGACCACTGCCGCCGACCAAACTCACCCCGACCCGCGTCCGACGAGGTTTTCTGCGACTCCACCCCGCGATCGGCACCCCCGCCAGTCCGCCGAAACCCTCCGGACGCGGCCCCGGCCGACCCAAAGGCAGCCGAACAAGACCAGCTCAACGCCACCCCGCAATCAAGAAAACCCACACCGCTGCCAGCGGTACGGGTTAA